The Jaculus jaculus isolate mJacJac1 chromosome 3, mJacJac1.mat.Y.cur, whole genome shotgun sequence genome includes the window TCCTGCCTTGCCTCAGCCAGGGGCTCCGGGGTCACCCGTTTCCTTCGTCTTTGAACTTTCTGCACCCTCGGTACGCCTGGCTTCTTTAGCCGAGGCCTTTTCCCCGGCACCTTGTGCTGCCATCAGTACAGTCGTTTCTCAACAGAGCCTTCTCTGGGGGATTTTCCCGCAGCTCACCCCAGGGCGGGGTGACTCCATCTCACCCAGCGCCCACGACTTTTCCTCCTGCGCAGATCCAGTAGTAACTCGCTGGAGGCCAGGCAGGGTTGGTGAGAAAGAGGACAGAGGGAGACTGAGTCGGTCTCCACTGCCCCCTGCTGGTTGGATGCCAGCCATGCAAGTAGCTACCCCATGCACAGAACACTGGGAGGCTGCGGGTAACCCTGGCCCTGGCAGGTGGGAAGAACCTGGGCAGCCATGGCCCTTGACTCCCTTTGTAGTTTCCTTCTTACGTGGAGCCTCCAGCCGCTCACCTCCGATGGTAACTTCCTCACCTCATATCTTTCTCATGGAACCCCTGGCCCCATCCCCTCCCCTACATCTCAGGTCTGTTTCACGAACCCAGGCAGGCCTTAGctcacctgccccccccccccacacacattccaGTGCCTTAAAGGGACATAGTTGGGTCTTCTTTGCCTATTGCCTAGTTTGTGGCCTGGCACACCATTTAAGCTTGGTCCCCTCCCTGTGCACACAAATGTGTGTAGGAAAGCCACTTTGTTCCTGACAGAGGAGGCCATCTTTGGGCACGTTCCAGGGCTGAGCATGGAGCTGCTTGCTTTAGCGCTGCGGCAGTATCTGTCGCTCATCCTCACGGAACTCCTCATCCCTTGGGCCTGGGAAGGCCGGGGCCTGTTCAGCAGCTTGCCTGTAGCACACGGCCGTCGAGCCACAGTTTGCATGTTGACCCCCAGGCCCGTCGGACTTGTGGTCTTTCCACCCCATCGCACTGCCTCCCTCTCCGGCAGCTCCGTGTGGCAACTCCCCTGCGAACCTCGGGCCGTACCTAGCATGTCTGAAGGCCCCAGGAAAGCCCTTCTGGAGGGGAGCAAGGGGCCTGAGCCTCAGCTGCTCCCGTCCTGCCCTTggctggcaagtgctttctctTCAGTTCTATCCCAAGGATGGCTGTGGTGCTCTGCAGGGAGGCAGCCACTGTCCTTGGTCCTGTGGAGCCTGGCCTACTCCTGGGTGGGCACCACAGTCCCAGCTCTGCCAGGGTGGCACCTGAGCCACTGAAACTGCATGTGGAGTGGGAACTTGCACCTAGCCATTGGACCCTGCCACTTTGTACCAGAGGTGCATTTCTTGACGGAGCGCTGGCATGTGGGGCATTTGGCAGTGTTTCTGCATAGGGCTTAGGCCTGCAGAAAGGCCTACCGTAAGCGAGGCAGCACACGGGGCATGTGTCTTTCCACTGGGTGCTTCCTGCCCATGACTGGCAAGTCACCCTCTCGGGCATGTTTTCCTCCACTTATAAAAAACCTTGGGTTAAGCccggcgtggcggcacacgcctttaatcccagcactcgggaggcggaggtaggaggattgctgtgagttcaaggccaccgtgagactccatagtgaattccaggtcagcctgagctagagtgagaccctaccttgaaaaaccaaaaacaaaaaaaaaaaaaccttgggcttCAAAAGGGGCTGAGTTCAAACTCAGCTGATGGCTGTTCTCTGCTGAGACCAGAACAGGCAGGGGACACGGTGAGGTGCCTGTTGCTTCCCTAGGGCACAGTCTGTCTCCAGCTCTGAGGGGCCGACTGAAGCCCAGGGGAGACTGCTGCACATCTGCTGTCTGACCTGGCGGCCAGTGTTCTCCTGACCTCCTGGCCTGCCCTCTGCTGGCTGTGGGTGGTAGTGCAGGGGACTATGCCAAGAAACTGCCCAACATCCGAACTGATACCTTCTCCTAGTGAAAGTCTTTGACCTGCTAGCTCAGCTCATTGCTGGTACACATTCATGCATTTCATGTACATTTAGTGAGAACCTCAAAGAAGGCTCTGGACTAGTggctgtgggtcctgggcaagcAGAGACAGGTGTGATCTCTGCTTTCATAGACCTTCAGGTCTAGACGAATGTTAAGCAGATGGTAACCGCTGTGATTTGTGGAAAGAAGTTAGGTTCTGATGTGGCGACAGGACACCTGCTCTAGGTAGCTGGGGACAGATTCCCTGAACTGGTGTTAGCAGGAATTTAGAGGTGGGAATTAATCAGACGGGCAAGGGCCCTATGGCCAGAGGGAGTGTGGTTCATGCACTAAGCCAGCCTGGAGATCTGGAACCTGCATGTGGGCGGTAGAGCGTGTGGGTAGGTCAAGGGGGGAGTGTGGGAGCCAGCTAGACGGAAGGACGCCGGTCTGAAATGAGCAGCTGCTCACGGATTGCGAGTAGGGTAGAGTCCTGCTCGGGGGAGAACACAGAGACCACCAGCCCTGACCTGAGTGTTCCCTGGTGATGTGTATACTCCTTTGTATCCCAGTGTTGTACGTCTCCGGGACCTCACCCATCCCACTCCCACGAGCTCGACACCCGAGGCCTAGTCAGGCACCTGGGAGTGCCCGCCCTGCTTGTGGTTTCTTCCAGAGCCTGCAGCCCTTTCCGACCCTTCCCCCATTTCCCACGACACCCCCTTAGCTTTGCTGGGCTCAGAACAGCCGGCTGGCCACGAACTCTGGTTGCTTTTGCATAGCCGCTGACTTCTTCGCACCAGGCTGGTGTGCCGCGTTGCAGTCCAGCCTGCCCTGGGCCTTCGCCGGGTCGATAGGGGTGGGCCTGGTGACGCAGGCGAGAGGCCATCCCGGGGGCGTGGGTGGGAGTGGAGGTGGGAGGGGTCATGCTGACCACTACGACCGATGGGAGCCGGGGCTCTGGCCTCATTTTCCCCTCTGTCTCGGACTCTCCGCCGGGCAGTTCAAGAGGCCGAGTCACTTGCCAGCGTGCAGCTGGGAGCCACCCacccaccagcaccagcaccagcctCTGCCAAGAAAAGCAAGGCAGCGGCCACATCAGGGCTCCAGGGAGGGGCCTCCAAGCAGGAGAAGAAGGGAAAGCACAAAGGTGAGCTTGTCTTCTGCACAGCCCGCTCCCAAGGTCCGGCCTCATCGTGGGGCGGTGGGGAGGTGAGCGGTGGGGTGAGCCATCTCAGTGAGTGGGCACGTGGGTGTGCCCCCCCAGCTGGCCTTGTCCGGCTCATAGGCACAGGCCCAGTTAAACCATCAGGAAGTGAAGCTAGTTCAGCTGTGGCCCAGGACCACCCCTTGTTCCCAGCCTGCTttggcctgctctctctctctccatcccgaTCCTGGGGCCGTGACACTCTTCCCGCCAGAGCTCCCCGCCTCCCGGCAGCCTGTTGCGCTTGATACTGAGGGCTTGCTCCCACTTCGTGCTCGGCTCCTAGTCCCACCCTCTGACTCGCAGGCGCGTTGGGTGGTCTATGTGCTCCTCTCCAGGAAAGACCCCAGGGGACCAAGGGCAGTGATGGCAGCTTTTGCCCTGTGTCCTCACCTTCTCTTCATAGGCAGTGATTTCTAGGGCCCGTGGGCCTCTGGAGCTGTCTGCAGCATGAATCATGGTTCATCTGGGCAGAGTGGCCACCTGTGCAGGGCAGGCCTTGCTTCTCTTCCCAAGGCTGTGCACTTGGGCAGGAAGGTTGATGTGAGATAGATTATCTGCCTGGAAAGGCAAGCGTATGCCAACCAGTCTGTATTCAAAGAAACTGGGCGGGGGGCTGTTTTTAAGGATTTGTGTtagtactgtgtgtgtgtctgtgtgtgtgtgtgtgtgtgtgtgtgagagagagagagagagagagagagagagagagagagggagggagggagggaggaagggagagagagggagggagggagagggggaggagagagggagggagtctggggagagagagaaaggggaggatacacagagacagaaacacaCCTGTAACTTGTAACTGGCGATGCCCATGAATGATTGTTGGCTTCAGCTCTGGTCTGGGTTGTATCCTTGTtctccatcttgtttttttttttttttttccactgtgcAGTTGATTTTTGTAGATGGCTGCTGTCTGTCTTAAGGATGGTGGGGTGTTTTAAACTTAACCCTTGGCAAGCAGTTGATTTGGGACAAGAGTCGATGAAATGGCACCCACATCCCTTCGCAGTTCACCAGTCATTAGCAGGCTGACAGCAGCCATTGGTTTTTAAAAGCCTagctttgcaaataaaattttgcaAAGAGTCTCCTCAGCCATCCCCCGCCCCCTTTACGGACATCAGAATCCaggccctcctctccctctggaTATAACTCAGGGGTGTCTGGTCTGCAGGGACCAGCGGGCCTGCAGCCCTGGCAGAAGACAAGGCTGAGGCCCACGGCCCCGTGCAGATCCTCACTGTGGGCCAGTCAGACTACGCTCAGGACGCAGGGGAGACAGCAGCCGGTGGGGGCGCACGGCCCAGCGGGCAGGACCTCCGTGCCACGATGCAGAGGAAGGGTGAGCCCCATGGGGGCCCAGCTGGGACGAAAGCTCAGTCCCAGGTTCATAGATACACCGTTTGAAAGCTCAGTCCCAGGTTCTCAGACACACCCTTCCTTTGTCTGGTCCGCCTCCTCCGTGGATATAGGGGAGAGGCGTTCTTGGAGACAGACAGGAAGCCTCTGGGCCAGGGCTCCTGATAAGGCCAAATTAAGAGAAACACGTACGAATTGGGATAACTAGCCCACAGGCAAGCCCTGTCGCTTGCTAACCCAAGGAGGTATAGATCcccttttcttttgcttcttagaaaaagtttattttggaagGAGTTGCCCCAATGTCTACTGGGCTGGTGGGAACAGTCAGGATGCCAAGGTAGGGCAGATGCTCCCTAGACACTTGTTGCCTAATTTCCCCAGCATGGGCCTCGCTGGGGTCCCCTGAAGCAGCATGGCAGAGGAACGAGCCTCATGGGCCTTCACACATTGCAAAGAACGTCCTTAGTGATGGCTTCCGGGAGGAAGGGACGTTGACTCCACTCGGGACTCTGGGTAGGAGAGGACAGCCAAGACAGGCTCAGAGCAAGCTGGGGAAGCCAAGGCAGCAAGTGCCACCTTCCGCCCAGTGAAGTCCCCAGTGAGGGGTTTTTCCTTTGCAGAATCCATGGCTTATGCTACCCAAGGCCTCTCAAGGCCTCTAAAAGGCCTGAGGTCAGAAATGGAAGTCCCCTGTGTAGGCTCAGCTCAGCGCAGGCTTTGGCACACAAAAGACAAGAGAGACGTAACTGTTAGGGAGGAGGGGGCTACAGTGCCGGGACTGAGCTGAACTTGGGCGGTGGGAACGCAACATGAGGATCATAATCAGCCCCAGCTCGTGCGTGCACCAGAGAACGTGTGTCCTTGTGTACATCATGCGTGCACCATGGAGAATGTGTGTCCTTGTGCATATCATGCGTGCACCAGGGAGAACGTGTGTCCTTGTGCATATCATGCATGCACCAGGGAGAACGTGTGTCCTTGTGTACATCATGCGTGCACCAGGGAGAACGTGTGTCCTTGTGCATATCATGCGTGCACCAGGGAGAATGTGTGTCCTTGTGTATATTATGTGTGCACCAGGGAGAACATGTGTCCTTGTGTATATTATGTGTGCACCAGGGAGAACGTGTGTCCTTGTGTATATTATGTGTGCACCAGGGAGAATGTGTGTCCTTGTGCATATCATGCGTGCACCAGGGAGAACGTGTGTCCTTGTGTATATTATGCGTGCACCAGGGAGAACGTGTGTCCTTGTGTATATCATGAGTGCACCAGGGAGAACGTGTGTCCTTGTGTACATCATGCGTGCACCAGGGAGAACGTGTGTCCTTGTGTATATCATGCGTGCACCAGGGAGAACGTGTGTCCTTGTGTACATCATGTGTGTACCAGGGAGAACGTGTGTCCTTGTGTATATCATGCGTGCatcagagagaatgtgtgtcccTGTGTACATCATGCATGAAccagagagaatgtgtgtcccTGTGTACATCATGCATGAaccagagagaacatgtgtcctGTGTATAGCATGCATGAaccagagagaacatgtgtcccTGTGTACATTATGCATGAACCAGAGAGAACGTGTGTCCTTGTGTATAGCATGCATGAACCAGAGAGAACGTGTGTCCCTGTGTACATCATGTGTGTGCCAGGGAGGACGTGTGTCCCTGTGTACATCATGTGTGCACCAAGGAGGACGTGTGTCCCTGCGTACATCATGTGTACACCAGGGAGGACGTGTGTCCCTGCGTACATCATGTGTGCACCAGGGAGGACGTGTGTCCCTGTGTACATCATGTGTGCACCAGAGAGAACGTGTGTCCTTGTGTACATCATGTGTGCACCAGGGAGGACGTGTGTCCCTGTGTACATCATGTGTACACCAGAGAGGACATGTGTCCCGCGTACATCATGTGTGCACCAGAGAGAACGTGTGTCCTTGTGTACATCATGTGTGCAccagagagaatgtgtgtcctTGTGTACATCATGTGTGCACCATGGAGAGCGTGTGTCCTTGTGTGTACGTGGACATGTGTTCTCATGCATGTCCAGGTGAATGGGAGTTCGTGTGGTGGTGTGAAGATGTGTGGGTGAGTGCCTGGGTGTAGGTGAGCCAGTGTCTGAATGTGCATTTTCACGTGATTACCTATATTTCTGGGTGTAAACTATGCTCGCTTATCCCTCCTTGTTCCTCCGCTCACCATAGGCATCTCCAGCAGTATGAGCtttgatgaggaagaggaggatgaggatgagaacAGCTCTAGCTCCTCCCAGCTAAACAGCAACACTCGCCCCAGCTCAGCCACTAGCAGGAAGTCAGTCAGGGTGAGTGAGGAGCCTTCATCCACTGCCGAATGCTGACAGCAATGTGTGAGactgcccgggggggggggggggctgtgtgaCAGCGTGCCACGGAGCTGGCTCTCCTGGGTCCAGGGCGAGGCCCAGCAGACTTGTCTCGAGGAGGGGACAGCTACATCGGGAAATCGCAGTACTGGCACTTCCCCGGGAAGGTTGAAGAGGAGGGGATCTGCTATCTCTGAAGGAGATCTAGAATAGGAATGGATCCTTTTGTCCATCTGCCTCCTAATCTCTTCAGCTACACCATGGGGCTGGGCAGTAGCGAGAGCTGGAATTGGGAAGGCTGACCCATGGCCCGGCCCGTAGCCCTCTTCTGCACCTCCCAGGACTaccgaggagagggaaggtctggGATACTGGCTCCTACCTTCCACCCCTTCCACTCCCATCCCACCCCCACATCAGGAGGCAGATTTGGATCCTAGACACCAGTTTAGGCTGGCTAGAGTCCTCATGGCTCAGGCTTCAACTCTCTCTCTGCACAGGAGGCAGCCTCAGCCCCCAGCCCAACAGCCCCAGAGCCACCTGTGGATGTTGAGGTGCAGGATCTTGAGGAATTTGCATTGAGGCCAGCCCCACAGGGTATCACCATCAAATGCCGCATCACTCGGGACAAGAAGGGCATGGACCGGGGCATGTACCCCAcatactttctgcatctggatcGTGAAGATGGCAAGAAGGTGAGGTTGCTTTGAGGGTGCATTTTCATGTAGGCAATCTGGAGGCTACAATATGAGTAGAGTCTACCTTTCAGTTCCCCCGAGAAACGAAAGCCTCTGCCTGCTGTGCACAGACCCATGggatcacgtgtgtgtgtgtgcgtgcgcgcgtgcgcgcacgcatgcgcgcgcgcacTGTGCAAAGGGGCCTTGGGGAGCTCAAGCAAGAGTCCCTTGTATCAGCTCAGGTGTGAATGGCAGCCATGGTTGTGGACCAAAGGCTGGATTTGGAGGGTGACCTTGCTCTGCTCCCCAAGGTGTTCCTCCTGgcgggaaggaaaagaaagaagagtaaaACTTCCAATTACCTCATCTCTGTGGACCCAACAGACTTGTCTCGAGGAGGGGACAGCTACATCGGGAAATTGCGGTACCAGCACTTCCCCAggaaggtgggagagggagggcgggCAGGCTCTCTGTCGAGGGGATCTGCTATCTCTGAAGGAGATCTAGAACAGGAATAGATCCTTTTCCAGGATCCTTTCTGCCTGTCCGATCCAGTCACAGGCTAGCGCGTGTCCAGCCTTGAACTAAGCTGTTTCTAGGCCGGTGGGCACAGGCCTAGCATGAGGGATGGACAGGTCGAGCCCAGGATGATGCAGGCCTCTGCAGAAGAGCCGCCGTGGCTCCGTGGTCAGAGTCAAGGGGCCGAGCTGAGAAAGCCCTTGAGGTGGGATGGGAGTAGGGAGGTGCTCAGCGAGGCCTCTTGAGGAAGGGAGGTTTGCAGATTTGGGGAGCACAAGTGAACACTAGAGGTTAGTGGCTAACGCTAGAGACAAGGCTGGACAGGACAGGGACACTCACCCCTTCTCCGTGGGGTAGAGTCCTCCGGGGTCTCCTCTGCATGCTCGCCTCTGGTGCGCGCAGTACCTCCGTCCCCTAGAGACCCTGTGAGTGCTGCGTCATGCCCTCCGTCTCCCTCAAGGACACGTCCTTTTGTGTCCGCGTAAAACACGTACAAACCTCTGCTCTGAAGTTGCTCCACCATGGGTTCAGTAAGCAGCATGTCCCCTGGGTCTGCCCTTGGCCCAGCCAGAATATTCTGCAGGCCCATGTAAGACCAACTGTGAGCTACCTCCTGCTACGGGGCAGAGGGCACACAACACTGAGTTGACTGTTCCTTTCTTGCAGGTCCAACCTGATGGGCACCAAGTTCACCATTTATGACAATGGTGTCAACCCTCAAAAGGCGTCATCCTCCACTTTGGAAAGCGGAGCCCTGCGTCAGGAGCTGGCGGCTGTGTGCTATGTGAGTCCTCCGTTCCTGGGTAGACAGGAAACCTAGGCCACACTGCCTGACCTGGGGACCACACGGATCCTGATGGGCAATCAGGGTCATATGGAGAAAGACTGCTCTCTGCAGAGTAACCTCTGCCTCAGACAGGGCCCTGGGCCCTGGGCCCTCAGCTGTCTCCAGGGTTCAGACCACAGCAGGGCATTTGCCTGGACAGCTCTGGAAACCATTTCTGGCTCTGTGCAGCCCAGCATAGACTCTTCTCGAGGAGATAGGAGCCTGGGCTCTTGCCTGAGTTTCCCTCAAATTATCCTCTGCAATGCCAGGTCCTATATGAATCCTGGAGCCCATTGAGAATCATATGGAATGTTCAACCTGAGATTCGATCCTGAAGTTCATAGGTTAGGTCATGAACTAGCATCACGCCAGACAAACTGGAATATAAACACAGGGCATTTCTTTCAGACACtcagtttgttcatttttattattttttttcaaggtagggtctcactctagctcaggctgacctggaattcactatgtagtctcagggtggcctcggactcacggcgatcctcctacctgtgcctccagggtgctgggattaaaggccgccgccatgcccggcagttcattttttaaagatgatgGATGGGTGCCCCCATGAACCTGCACTTGGAGGCCAGTAGGAACCCGCAGGGTTTTTGAGTGATCCTATGGTGCCACCTGCTGGCCAGTTTTAGAGAGGCAGCTTGAGTCCATCTATGTGCCAGGAACAGGATATAGGAAACAACCCTATTTATACCCTTTGGGCACCTAAGTGCCTAGGGGAGAGACAGACAATCAAATAGATGTGTAAGTGAAAACAGTATGTTCTTGATCAATACTAAGATGAAAAAAGCCAAGTAGAGAGGAGGGTATGAAATGtcaaaacgtgtgtgtgtgtgtgtgtgtgtgtgtgcgcgcgcgcgcgcgcgcacatctTTAAGAAGGGTGGGGGCGTGCAAGTGTGTTTCACCAAAGTAAAGACCAGAAGAAGGCAGTGAAAGCCAGCTGCCATGTACATGAATGTGGGCACGGCCAGGGCAACAGTCATGAATGCCTGGCATGAAGGAGGACTCGCAAGGAGGGCAGAGTGAATGCACGAGGGAGTGTAACAAGGAGCATAAGGAACTGCGGCCAATCATGTAAGGTCCCGCGGGTCGAATGAGCACTTTGGCTGGGAGCCACTGCAAGGTCCTAAGGAGAGGAGGGGACGGTGTGACTACACGGAGGCCCCGGGCGCTGGGTCAGCACCGGATGGTGGGAAGCAGGCCAAGGGGCTGGGGAAGCAAGGACAGAAGCCAGTCCACCTTAACACCTACTCCAGAGACCTTGGATTCTGGGTAGAGTGTGAAGCTAGCGTGGACGGGTCAGGAGCGGGTAGAGTCAAGTGTTAAACAGATTGCTCGAGCAAATGGAAGTCACCAGCAGAACTCTTAACAGGAGAGCATTTGGGCTGTTGAGTTCAGAGCTGCCTGTTAGACTATCACCTGCACAGTGTGGCTGTCGTCCTTCacccccccacccgcccccacCGCCGGTCTCTGCAGAGGGGAGTGTCTCTTCTGAGTGACCAGGGCTGAGTTGTCTCTCTGTTCCCCAGGAGACAAACGTCTTGGGCTTCAAGGGGCCTCGGAAGATGAGTGTGATTGTTCCCGGCATGAACATGGTTCACGAAAGAGTCTCGATCCGTCCCCGCAATGTGAGTCTCCACCTCCCCGCCCCTTCCCCGGCATCCCAGCCCCTGCGTGCGCTTGTCAGGGCAGAGCTGTAGCAGGTGTGTATGTACAGGGGACACAACTTGCAAGTCTTGGGGGTCATCTAAGCCCAAGTCCTGGGAAAGATCtctttttttggggagggggtgtgGTCATGCTGCCACAGCTTGGGCCTGGCTCAAGTgggactgcccccccccccccgcgccccaggAGCACGAGACGCTGCTGGCACGCTGGCAGAACAAGAACACGGAGAGCATCATCGAGCTGCAGAACAAGACGCCGGTGTGGAACGACGACACGCAGTCCTACGTTCTCAACTTCCACGGGCGCGTCACGCAGGCCTCTGTGAAGAACTTCCAGATCATCCATGGCAATGACCGTGAGTGCTTCTGCCCCGCTCCCTACTGCTGTTGTGACACCCAGGACCCTTACCTGAGGGTCTGGCTCACTTTACTTCACCAGGTACCTCCCAGCCAGGGTTGGAGGATGTGGGCTGTGTGGCTGACAGGAGATGTAAAGGACATTCTAGCCATAAGGATTGGAAGGCCCTGCTGGAACCTTCCTTGGAGCCCTGGTCCTAGACCGTGTGCTCAGCGGCCCCGGGCATGGGGACACCTTCTAAACACGGTCGTTTTCTCTCCCGCTCCCCGCTGTCTCCTGCTGCTTGTGTGCACCCCTCCCCACTGCTTCCCCCTTTTCCCAATGGGCCTGTTTTGCTCCCTTTGGGATGTCTCTggcatctctgcttcctgttcttcCCTCCCTGGCCTGCACATCTGCCTTTTCTTCCTGTCCCCAACTATCCACGCTCTTTTCTTGCCTCTGTCCATCCTTGCTTGCGCCCAGCGGACTACATCGTCATGCAGTTTGGCCGGGTAGCGGAAGACGTGTTCACCATGGACTACAACTACCCACTGTGCGCGCTGCAGGCCTTTGCCATCGCCCTGTCCAGCTTCGACAGCAAGCTGGCCTGCGAGTAGCGGCCCCCCCTCGGACCCTTTCGGGGTGGCCCAGCCTGGAGtggagcctgcctgcctgcccacctGCCTGCCTGTGGAGACAGCCCATGCCAACCTCTGTTCCTAGGCCTTCTGCCCGACGAAGCTGTGGCCCTCAGCAGGCTCCCTGGCCCGGCCAACGAGGGACCGGCTGCTCTACCGTCGCCGCGGAGGCGAGGCAGCAGCAAGTGGGTGTGAAGGGACGAGAGTAGTTCTGTGCCCCCAGATCACGTGCCCTTCTTTTGGGTCAGTCCTCTGCTTCAGCCGTGTCGGCCACACTGAGCAGCCGCTTTAGCCAGAAGAGGCACAGAGGGGAGCAAGCACAAGCCGGGCCGCCGCGGCCCAGCAGCCCACTCGGCCAGGAGTCAGGACAGTGGTGCACCATGGGGCTGTATGTGTCCATGTGTAGGCCACATGACCTTCAAGTAGCAACGGGCTTGATGGCCAGCAGAAAGCCCTCCTACTTCAAAAGGGCCCATTCAGGTGTGAGGGGGTGTCCCTTGTATCAGCTTGGGGGACAGGTGAGTGGCAGGACCTTGCCGGAAGTGCAGGGGCCTGGCTAAGTGTGGCTGTAGGGATCAGCCGACGCCTGAGAGTCTGAGCTCATTTGTCATTCCAGATTTGCACTGTGGGGCAAGGGGGACCCAGCTCTCAAGGccaaatgtctcagtggttaggggGCCTACAGGGGGTGCCCATGCAGGCTCCCTGCAGCAAAGCTGTCCTAAGAGACCTGCCAACTGTCCCAGCAGCTTTTAGCTGAACAGCCCCAGTACAACACATGAGATCCATAGGTGGGGGTACCCGTCACCAGCCCTTGCTGGCTGAGGACCATTACCAAGTCATGCTGCGCTTCAGGAAGAATGTGCTCTCCGAAGGGACCAGCTCTGGGTGGTCTGACTGTGTCTCAGCTCCCATCGTTGCTAACCAAGCTGTGGCCGGTGAGGGCAATGTGTGGGGCTCCCCTTGGGCTAGGAGAGCAGAGGGTATTTCCGGAGCACAAGAGGTCAGAGGTGGCAGGACTCTTAGGGATCCACATAACTTCGGTGAATCTCATTGAGACAATGGGACTTGTCCTGGTGACGTAGCTGGTTAATGGCAGAGTTTAGAACCTCAAGttctctttatttccttattCCCACAACTTCCCAAGAAACTAGACCCTCCAGCTGTCTGGGGTCCATTCTGCATGCCCTTTCCCTTCTCTGGTTCCAGAGACTTAGGAACTGACGTCACAGTTTTTGTATAAGATGGAGACATTTCAGTAGGGAATCAGGCAGTTGTGATGGTAGTTAGTGGGTTTCTGCACACCACTGTGATCAAGCCCACCCGTCTGCGGGCTGCAGGCCCTGAACAGGCCTCAGTAAGGCGGCTGCCAGCTTGTGTGGGAAGGTGTAGCAGGCAGCCTTAACCGGGCTGCCCTGCCTGTtgcctctctcactgcctctgccACTCTCCCTGGATGGCGCCCCCACCCTGCCGGATTGGGAACTGGACTCTGGCCTGCTTGTCCTTTGCCTTGGCAGAGGCTGCCTGATGAGGTGGAAATGAGAAATCTGTGGGAAGCAAGTAGCATTGGGGCCTTGCTTTAGAGTAGACATGCTTGTATAGGCTGAgtagacattttttttatttttagaactcTGGGGTCAGGCTGTGTGTACGTAAGGCTTTACAGGGAAGATGCTATTTTGACATAGGTATACGTACTGCGTGCGCGCTCGTTTCTTTGTAGTGCAGATTTTCATGTTGAATGCTTTTGGCCAGGCACACAGGTCATAGCAGGATCTGACCACACCTGAGCTGTACGGCTCTGAGCGGCCTCTTCAGTGAGCTAGCCTCTGTCCACACAGTCTACTTTCTAGAAGGCACTAGGACTTTCTGTGCTGGGGCTGGCCTCTCCTGATACAGGAGTGTGGTGCCATTTCCTTTCCATAGTGAGCCTGCTTGCCTACTTTTCTTCCTACCTGAGAAACTTGTTGGCAGGACAGGGGATGGAGACTCACTGAGTTCTAGTCTGGTGCAGCTGTATGGAACAACAGGCCGATCTGGAGTCCGATGAGAGAGACCGGGTGGTAGGGTAGACACCCTTGGCCTCCGCTCTGCTTTAGCACACAGCAAGGGTGGGCTAGCTGGGAGCAGGAAG containing:
- the Tub gene encoding tubby protein homolog isoform X4 — its product is MTEDPCESLKTRVPVKTDPESKGGGTPRPMGSRHSKQNKKPGPLKRGHRRDRRSSRRKYWKEGREIAGPGESSTNVKLKRVLETGGSDTESVQATPVAGVWPWAWGGSLFERRMQLYKMTPVLDDEGSNLRQQKLDRQRALLEQKQKKKRQEPLMVQANADGRPRSRRARRSEEQAPLVESYLSSSGSTGYQVQEAESLASVQLGATHPPAPAPASAKKSKAAATSGLQGGASKQEKKGKHKGTSGPAALAEDKAEAHGPVQILTVGQSDYAQDAGETAAGGGARPSGQDLRATMQRKGISSSMSFDEEEEDEDENSSSSSQLNSNTRPSSATSRKSVREAASAPSPTAPEPPVDVEVQDLEEFALRPAPQGITIKCRITRDKKGMDRGMYPTYFLHLDREDGKKVFLLAGRKRKKSKTSNYLISVDPTDLSRGGDSYIGKLRSNLMGTKFTIYDNGVNPQKASSSTLESGALRQELAAVCYETNVLGFKGPRKMSVIVPGMNMVHERVSIRPRNEHETLLARWQNKNTESIIELQNKTPVWNDDTQSYVLNFHGRVTQASVKNFQIIHGNDPDYIVMQFGRVAEDVFTMDYNYPLCALQAFAIALSSFDSKLACE
- the Tub gene encoding tubby protein homolog isoform X7: MEGVSSHRTLSYSRWSYDSVLDDEGSNLRQQKLDRQRALLEQKQKKKRQEPLMVQANADGRPRSRRARRSEEQAPLVESYLSSSGSTGYQVQEAESLASVQLGATHPPAPAPASAKKSKAAATSGLQGGASKQEKKGKHKGTSGPAALAEDKAEAHGPVQILTVGQSDYAQDAGETAAGGGARPSGQDLRATMQRKGISSSMSFDEEEEDEDENSSSSSQLNSNTRPSSATSRKSVREAASAPSPTAPEPPVDVEVQDLEEFALRPAPQGITIKCRITRDKKGMDRGMYPTYFLHLDREDGKKVFLLAGRKRKKSKTSNYLISVDPTDLSRGGDSYIGKLRSNLMGTKFTIYDNGVNPQKASSSTLESGALRQELAAVCYETNVLGFKGPRKMSVIVPGMNMVHERVSIRPRNEHETLLARWQNKNTESIIELQNKTPVWNDDTQSYVLNFHGRVTQASVKNFQIIHGNDPDYIVMQFGRVAEDVFTMDYNYPLCALQAFAIALSSFDSKLACE
- the Tub gene encoding tubby protein homolog isoform X2 translates to MVMKGDTRVPSCAARSRTSPQTHSTHWQAWGQHTFAFSLGWHSFTQTGILFPGGTPRPMGSRHSKQNKKPGPLKRGHRRDRRSSRRKYWKEGREIAGPGESSTNVKLKRVLETGGSDTESVQATPVAGVWPWAWGGSLFERRMQLYKMTPVLDDEGSNLRQQKLDRQRALLEQKQKKKRQEPLMVQANADGRPRSRRARRSEEQAPLVESYLSSSGSTGYQVQEAESLASVQLGATHPPAPAPASAKKSKAAATSGLQGGASKQEKKGKHKGTSGPAALAEDKAEAHGPVQILTVGQSDYAQDAGETAAGGGARPSGQDLRATMQRKGISSSMSFDEEEEDEDENSSSSSQLNSNTRPSSATSRKSVREAASAPSPTAPEPPVDVEVQDLEEFALRPAPQGITIKCRITRDKKGMDRGMYPTYFLHLDREDGKKVFLLAGRKRKKSKTSNYLISVDPTDLSRGGDSYIGKLRSNLMGTKFTIYDNGVNPQKASSSTLESGALRQELAAVCYETNVLGFKGPRKMSVIVPGMNMVHERVSIRPRNEHETLLARWQNKNTESIIELQNKTPVWNDDTQSYVLNFHGRVTQASVKNFQIIHGNDRTSQPGLEDVGCVADRRCKGHSSHKDWKALLEPSLEPWS